The following coding sequences are from one Kallotenue papyrolyticum window:
- a CDS encoding ATP-binding protein yields the protein MINQHIQALRAALAAAPDQPALRLLLADLLVQAEQIDEALDNYRLVIEAGQLPRERWLTVAELALDADRLDLAQHCLAMARHAGIVEGVGALQARLDERMLAQGYQKLPLLRDDRQAQRDNLLLDAQETCLFSDIGGLDEIKKTIHRMIILPLLRPELYQRYRRQVGGGILLYGPPGCGKTMLARATAGECRLPFFNVRIEAVLDPYFGVSERNLHAAFEEARRVAPCVIFLDELDALAFARSRQQSATARPLVDQLLQELDAIGAANERVLVMAATNAPWDVDDALLRPGRFDRRVFVPPPDLPARRRILELVLAGVPTERLDLERLARQTPLFSGADLRALVQQAIDLVIDEALAGEHEPPLSMRHLEQARATLHPSTLEWLRRARNYIEFANQDQRYNDVAAFLRTPDARAWRLD from the coding sequence GTGATCAACCAGCACATTCAGGCGCTGCGCGCGGCGTTGGCAGCGGCGCCCGACCAACCTGCACTACGTCTCTTGCTGGCCGATCTGTTGGTTCAGGCCGAACAGATCGACGAGGCGCTCGACAACTACCGCCTGGTGATCGAGGCCGGTCAGCTGCCCCGCGAGCGTTGGCTGACGGTCGCCGAGCTGGCGCTGGACGCCGATCGGCTCGATCTGGCCCAACACTGTCTGGCAATGGCACGCCACGCGGGGATCGTCGAAGGTGTCGGCGCGCTACAGGCCCGCCTGGATGAGCGCATGCTGGCGCAGGGCTACCAGAAGCTGCCGCTGCTGCGCGATGACCGGCAGGCGCAGCGCGACAACCTGCTGCTGGATGCGCAGGAGACTTGCCTGTTCAGCGATATCGGTGGTCTGGACGAGATCAAAAAGACGATCCACCGCATGATCATTCTGCCGCTGCTGCGACCGGAACTGTATCAGCGCTACAGACGGCAGGTGGGTGGTGGTATTCTGCTGTATGGGCCGCCCGGGTGCGGCAAGACCATGCTGGCGCGCGCCACCGCCGGCGAGTGCCGCCTGCCCTTCTTCAACGTTCGCATCGAAGCGGTGTTGGATCCCTACTTCGGCGTGAGCGAGCGCAATCTGCATGCTGCCTTCGAAGAGGCGCGTCGCGTCGCGCCCTGCGTGATCTTTCTAGACGAGTTGGATGCCCTGGCGTTTGCCCGCAGTCGGCAGCAGTCCGCCACGGCGCGGCCTCTGGTCGATCAACTGCTGCAGGAGCTGGACGCTATCGGCGCGGCCAACGAGCGGGTGTTGGTGATGGCGGCGACCAACGCGCCCTGGGATGTGGACGATGCGCTGCTGCGGCCAGGTCGCTTCGACCGGCGGGTCTTTGTGCCACCGCCCGATCTGCCGGCGCGCCGGCGCATTCTGGAGCTGGTGCTGGCCGGGGTGCCGACCGAGCGGCTCGATCTGGAGCGGCTGGCGCGTCAGACGCCGTTGTTTAGCGGTGCCGACTTACGCGCGCTGGTGCAGCAGGCCATCGATCTGGTGATCGACGAAGCGCTGGCCGGCGAGCATGAGCCGCCGTTGAGCATGCGCCATCTGGAGCAGGCGCGCGCCACCCTGCACCCCAGCACGCTGGAATGGCTGCGCCGCGCGCGCAACTACATCGAGTTTGCCAATCAGGATCAGCGCTACAACGACGTCGCGGCGTTTCTGCGCACGCCCGACGCGCGCGCCTGGCGGCTCGACTAG